A region of Plasmodium cynomolgi strain B DNA, scaffold: 0656, whole genome shotgun sequence DNA encodes the following proteins:
- a CDS encoding CYIR protein (putative;~vir-type antigen) codes for MNILYNLYYNCNKFKVENTKKLLSAEMELSGNAKICFNKFKEGVNMCKNEYDKEFCNELNEFLLFYSIAMYRKRLYKKIELKSLPELQSFNDLYKENPQISTNTPCKNINNNVLINTPRRKNEYDIILKRSTEDDMYKKLSESAVDVTICAEHCKNLISIENNNEKIKALCGKLATNLRKLNTVTIVRDNHKDKCSNLKYWTYDQIFDIFSTKKNYTNNSSIINEINQVIFRVNEELDVDEKCVFYVDVSDKDWDKERDLHYYFLNFDRLSTVKDNDAEHKKYCEYLKYICDIYMENVKKCCARYVRPSEHMQNKCLYYFNCDKKYYPLELMTKLKCENIEYKESVKDIFDSITIDLNVVRYSILMNSFKQIINITDDPFYLFVLSVFGILGFFLYFYLL; via the exons atgaatatattatacaatttatattataactgCAATAAATTTAAGGtagaaaacacaaaaaaattattaagtgCAGAAATGGAACTTTCGGGTAATgctaaaatttgttttaataaattcaAGGAAGGTGTaaatatgtgcaaaaatgaatacgaTAAAGAATTTTGTAATGAACTGAATGAATTCTTACTTTTTTATAGTATTGCTATGTATAGGAAAagattatataaaaaaatagaattaaAATCATTACCAGAATTGCAATCGTTCAAtgatttatataaagaaaatccTCAAATATCAACAAATACtccatgtaaaaatataaataataatgttttaattaataCACCTCGtcgtaaaaatgaatat gaCATTATATTAAAACGATCTACTGAAGAtgatatgtataaaaaattaagtgaAAGTGCTGTTGATGTAACGATATGTGCTGAACATTGTAAAAACCTTATTTCTATAGAAaacaataatgaaaaaataaaagcactTTGTGGCAAACTTGCAACgaatttaagaaaattaaatACTGTAACTATTGTAAGAGATAATCATAAGGATAAATgttcaaatttaaaatactGGACATATGATCAAATATTTGACATATTTAGTACTAAAAAAAACTATACCAATAACTCATCAATAATTAATGAAATTAATCAAGTAATTTTTCGTGTAAATGAAGAATTAGATGTAGatgaaaaatgtgttttttatGTTGATGTTAGTGATAAAGATTGGGATAAAGAAAGAGATTTacactattattttttaaattttgatagATTAAGTACAGTTAAGGATAACGATGCTGAACATAAAAAGTACTGTGAATATCTTAAGTATATttgtgatatatatatggaaaatgttaaaaaatgctGCGCGCGTTATGTTAGACCCAGTGAGCACATGCAGAATAAATGTCTATACTATTTtaattgtgataaaaaatattatccccTTGAACTCATGACTAAATTGAAGTGCgaaaatattgaatataAAGAAAGCGTAAAAGATATTTTTGATTCTATAACCATCGATCTCAACGTTGTAAGGTATAGTATTCTAATGAATTCATTTAAGCAAATTATAAACATAACGGATgaccctttttatttgtttgtcttATCTGTTTTTGGAATACTTggattctttttatatttttatcttttataa